One genomic segment of Alicycliphilus denitrificans K601 includes these proteins:
- a CDS encoding NAD-dependent epimerase/dehydratase family protein, which translates to MNNMDQRSSAYELLKSRLINEQHVWLVTGVAGFIGSNLLETLLKLNQRVVGLDNFATGHQRNLDEVQSLVTPDQWANFRFIEGDIRSLNDCRNAMQFSPARSGNTDVKNEAVEYVLHQAALGSVPRSLADPITTNSANITGFLNVLATARDAGVKSFTYAASSSTYGDHPALPKVENIIGKPLSPYAVTKYVNELYAEVFARCYGFRTIGLRYFNVFGSRQDPNGAYAAVIPKWTAALLTRETVYINGDGETSRDFCYVANAVQANLLAATVIGSEATNQVYNIAVGGRTTLNQLFALLRENLAQFGVDPVVQPAYRDFRAGDVRHSQADIGKAMTLLGYAPTHSIAEGLREAMRWYVDLQRQPQ; encoded by the coding sequence ATGAATAATATGGACCAACGATCCTCGGCGTACGAACTGCTGAAATCTCGCCTCATTAATGAACAGCATGTTTGGCTTGTGACCGGCGTGGCAGGTTTTATCGGCAGCAACCTGCTGGAAACCCTGCTCAAACTCAATCAGCGTGTCGTCGGTCTGGACAACTTCGCCACCGGGCATCAGCGCAATCTGGACGAGGTACAAAGCCTGGTGACGCCTGATCAATGGGCCAACTTCCGTTTCATCGAAGGTGACATCCGCAGCTTGAATGACTGTCGGAATGCGATGCAGTTCTCTCCTGCCCGCTCCGGGAATACAGATGTCAAAAACGAAGCCGTCGAATACGTGCTTCACCAAGCAGCACTGGGTTCCGTTCCGCGCAGTCTAGCTGACCCCATCACCACTAATAGCGCGAACATCACGGGCTTCCTGAATGTGCTGGCGACAGCGCGAGATGCTGGGGTTAAGAGCTTTACCTACGCCGCCAGCAGCAGTACTTATGGAGACCATCCCGCTTTGCCCAAGGTGGAGAACATCATCGGCAAGCCTCTGAGCCCTTATGCCGTGACTAAGTACGTCAACGAGCTATATGCGGAAGTATTTGCGCGTTGCTACGGATTCCGGACCATTGGCCTGCGTTACTTCAACGTATTCGGATCAAGACAGGATCCCAATGGCGCCTATGCGGCGGTGATCCCGAAGTGGACTGCGGCGCTGCTCACCAGAGAAACTGTGTATATCAACGGCGATGGGGAAACCAGTCGCGATTTTTGCTATGTGGCCAATGCAGTGCAGGCCAACTTGCTCGCAGCAACGGTGATTGGCAGCGAGGCGACCAATCAGGTCTACAACATTGCCGTGGGCGGCCGCACCACCTTGAACCAACTGTTCGCATTGCTGCGGGAGAATCTGGCGCAGTTCGGCGTGGATCCGGTGGTGCAACCAGCCTATCGCGACTTTCGCGCTGGCGATGTTCGCCACAGCCAAGCGGACATTGGCAAGGCAATGACCTTGCTGGGCTATGCGCCAACGCACAGTATTGCTGAAGGCTTACGGGAGGCAATGAGATGGTACGTCGATCTTCAACGCCAGCCGCAATGA
- the tviB gene encoding Vi polysaccharide biosynthesis UDP-N-acetylglucosamine C-6 dehydrogenase TviB: MNLSHEKIAIIGLGYVGLPLAVEFGKHRPVLGFDVNAARIAELQSGRDSTLEVSPGDLRAATHLRYSASTEDLRDCRVFIVTVPTPVDKANRPNMTPLIKASETVGTVMPEGAVVIYESTVYPGATEEVCVPVLEKFSGKEFNVSFFCGYSPERINPGDKEHRLPTIKKVTSGSTPEVAEAVDQLYKQIITAGTHKASSIKVAEAAKVIENTQRDINIALMNELSLIFHRLGIDTLEVLQAAGTKWNFLSFRPGLVGGHCIGVDPYYLTHKAQEVGYHPEVILAGRRVNDNMANHVADQTVKLMLRKGLPVLGSKVLVLGLTFKENCPDVRNTKVVDIVRRLQGYNTQVDVFDPWINLEEAEHEYGLKCLAEMPAPGQYAAVVLAVGHHQFMTLGEVGIKALGQRDAVLFDVKGILPLGTADGRL, from the coding sequence ATGAACTTGAGTCACGAAAAAATTGCCATCATCGGCCTTGGCTACGTCGGCCTACCGCTTGCTGTCGAGTTTGGCAAGCATCGTCCTGTGCTGGGCTTTGACGTCAATGCTGCACGCATCGCGGAATTGCAGTCGGGCAGAGACAGCACGCTGGAAGTTTCCCCAGGAGATCTCAGGGCCGCAACCCACCTGCGATACAGCGCCAGTACGGAAGATCTGAGGGACTGCCGTGTTTTCATTGTCACAGTGCCAACTCCGGTAGACAAAGCCAACCGCCCGAACATGACGCCTCTGATCAAGGCCAGCGAAACCGTCGGCACGGTGATGCCCGAGGGCGCTGTGGTCATCTATGAATCCACGGTCTATCCCGGTGCCACCGAGGAGGTTTGCGTTCCTGTGCTCGAAAAGTTCAGCGGCAAGGAATTCAACGTCAGTTTCTTCTGTGGCTATAGCCCGGAACGCATCAACCCTGGCGACAAAGAACACCGTCTGCCTACCATCAAGAAGGTGACAAGCGGTAGCACTCCCGAAGTGGCCGAGGCGGTGGACCAGCTTTACAAACAGATCATCACCGCAGGTACCCATAAGGCGAGCAGCATCAAGGTGGCCGAAGCTGCCAAGGTTATCGAGAACACACAGCGCGACATCAACATCGCGCTGATGAACGAACTCAGCCTCATTTTTCATAGGCTGGGCATCGACACCCTGGAAGTATTGCAAGCCGCCGGCACCAAGTGGAACTTCCTATCCTTTCGCCCGGGCCTCGTCGGAGGCCACTGCATTGGTGTGGATCCGTACTACCTGACACATAAGGCGCAGGAAGTCGGTTACCACCCCGAGGTCATCCTGGCCGGTCGGCGCGTCAACGACAACATGGCCAACCATGTCGCTGACCAGACGGTCAAGCTCATGTTGCGCAAGGGCCTACCAGTGCTAGGCAGCAAGGTTCTGGTGCTCGGTCTGACGTTCAAGGAAAACTGCCCCGACGTACGGAACACCAAAGTCGTCGACATCGTCCGCAGGCTGCAGGGCTATAACACCCAAGTTGATGTGTTCGACCCGTGGATCAACCTCGAAGAAGCTGAACACGAATATGGCCTGAAGTGCCTGGCCGAAATGCCTGCGCCCGGTCAATATGCCGCTGTCGTGCTGGCGGTGGGACATCATCAATTCATGACATTGGGCGAGGTCGGAATCAAGGCCTTGGGACAACGTGACGCCGTGCTGTTTGATGTGAAGGGCATCTTGCCGCTGGGTACTGCAGATGGCCGGCTGTAA
- a CDS encoding GNAT family N-acetyltransferase, with translation MLGDVFQSEAWFANLLAHGFERPPRGHWALPLPSRSSEPVHLHLMQESSAGSLCSLSNYYSCLYGPVGSTRAIQDVSVAQWQAAAHALRQLPGSSVLRLQPLDADGAWLAGLEGGLRAAGYWTDRFFCFGNWYQPVPGGGFADYWRQRPSALRHSVERGRRRLDRAGGAWHIDIIADASPGLDACLAAYLAVYAKSWKSPEPCPDFMPALVRMAAREGWLRLGVLWLGEQPLAAQVWLVCDGKANIYKLAYVKGQERLSAGSVLTAALMQRAMDVDRVLEVDYLSGDDAYKRDWMAMRRERVGLVAFDPRRLPGLLAAGRHFAGRMLRRR, from the coding sequence GTGCTCGGCGACGTTTTTCAGTCTGAGGCCTGGTTTGCCAACCTGCTGGCTCATGGCTTTGAGCGGCCTCCGCGCGGACACTGGGCTTTGCCGCTGCCCTCGCGTTCCAGTGAGCCAGTTCACTTGCACCTGATGCAGGAGTCTTCGGCTGGCTCTTTGTGTTCTTTAAGCAACTATTACAGCTGCCTTTATGGCCCGGTAGGCTCGACCAGGGCGATCCAGGACGTTTCTGTTGCTCAGTGGCAAGCGGCTGCACATGCCTTGCGACAGTTGCCGGGCAGCAGTGTGTTGCGCCTGCAGCCGCTGGATGCGGATGGCGCGTGGCTGGCGGGGCTGGAAGGGGGACTGCGCGCCGCTGGCTACTGGACGGATCGGTTTTTCTGCTTCGGGAATTGGTACCAGCCGGTGCCTGGCGGGGGCTTTGCCGATTATTGGCGGCAACGCCCATCGGCCCTGCGGCACAGCGTGGAGCGCGGGCGGCGCCGGCTGGACCGGGCGGGAGGGGCTTGGCACATCGACATCATTGCCGATGCGTCGCCTGGACTGGATGCATGTCTGGCCGCGTACCTAGCGGTGTATGCCAAAAGCTGGAAGTCGCCCGAGCCTTGTCCGGATTTCATGCCGGCCCTGGTGCGCATGGCGGCGCGTGAAGGGTGGCTGCGCCTGGGGGTGTTGTGGCTGGGGGAGCAGCCCCTGGCCGCGCAGGTCTGGCTGGTATGTGACGGGAAGGCCAATATCTACAAGCTGGCCTATGTGAAGGGACAGGAGAGGCTGTCCGCCGGCTCGGTGCTGACGGCAGCCCTCATGCAGCGCGCCATGGACGTGGACCGGGTGCTGGAAGTGGACTATCTGAGCGGCGACGATGCCTATAAGCGCGACTGGATGGCGATGCGGCGCGAGCGGGTGGGCCTGGTGGCGTTTGACCCGCGTCGCCTTCCTGGCCTGCTGGCCGCGGGGCGGCATTTTGCGGGGAGGATGCTGCGGCGGCGCTGA
- a CDS encoding DUF4114 domain-containing protein → MKALKTLVASAVLAMSTGAFAATVLPGSETSLQTIINNAYGGPGASPVSAAPNVNTNQAGAELFQIEASGGSIATMILEIAGNANINTFGIYDPYNTATQLQLFSGSASSGAQVAITVDASNQFKAVDLTNGGILGSMLFTSSTFGYYLSGPGGTFFSQASQNGGNEQMVSYQGDGDTVQFPGRATGVWGSSSYVLGWEDQSLSGGSDRDYNDMVVYVESVTKVPEPGSLALLGLGLSGLAFVSRRKQKGAK, encoded by the coding sequence ATGAAAGCACTCAAAACGTTGGTAGCCTCTGCAGTCCTTGCCATGTCTACCGGCGCGTTCGCTGCCACGGTTTTGCCCGGTTCCGAAACATCGCTGCAAACCATCATCAACAACGCATACGGCGGCCCAGGCGCTTCGCCCGTGTCTGCCGCGCCTAACGTCAACACAAATCAAGCTGGCGCAGAACTGTTCCAGATCGAGGCATCTGGTGGTTCCATTGCCACCATGATCCTTGAGATCGCCGGGAATGCCAACATCAATACGTTCGGTATTTACGACCCCTACAACACAGCTACCCAGTTGCAATTGTTTTCTGGCAGCGCCAGCAGCGGTGCTCAAGTGGCCATCACCGTCGATGCTTCCAATCAATTCAAGGCAGTGGACCTTACCAACGGCGGCATACTCGGAAGCATGCTGTTTACCTCCAGCACGTTCGGCTATTACCTGAGCGGCCCCGGGGGCACATTCTTCTCGCAGGCTAGCCAGAATGGCGGAAACGAGCAAATGGTGAGCTACCAGGGCGATGGAGACACGGTCCAGTTCCCGGGTCGTGCAACTGGCGTATGGGGGTCTTCCAGCTATGTCCTGGGATGGGAAGACCAGTCTCTGAGCGGCGGCTCGGACAGGGATTACAACGACATGGTCGTCTACGTCGAGTCCGTGACCAAGGTTCCGGAGCCCGGTTCGCTGGCTCTCCTGGGCCTGGGCTTGTCCGGTCTGGCCTTTGTGTCGCGCCGCAAGCAAAAGGGTGCGAAGTAA
- a CDS encoding hydrolase 1, exosortase A system-associated: MNVQEQPIHIAGDGFDMLGILTLPAPDTPMRHIGVVVVVGGAQHRVGSHRQFVRLARRLAAAGHPVLRFDLPGMGDSPGEPVPFENTAPHIAAAVEAMLRAAPVRHAVLWGLCDGASASLLYMQATQDPSVTGLALLNPWVRSEAGLARARVKHYYRQRILEPDFWRKLASGGVGLTALRSAWNNLRAMRHAVAPSLSFQERMAHAWQAFEGKILLILSERDLTAQEFVEYTATQSAWSHVLQRPGVSRHDIAGADHTFSQPAWQLQVEDLTLAWLGAMA; this comes from the coding sequence ATGAACGTCCAGGAACAGCCCATTCACATAGCCGGCGACGGCTTCGACATGCTGGGCATCCTGACCCTGCCCGCGCCGGATACCCCCATGCGGCACATTGGCGTAGTGGTGGTGGTAGGTGGCGCCCAGCACCGCGTGGGCAGCCACCGGCAGTTCGTGCGACTGGCCCGCCGCCTGGCAGCCGCCGGCCACCCCGTGCTGCGCTTCGACCTGCCGGGCATGGGCGACAGTCCCGGCGAACCCGTGCCATTCGAAAACACCGCCCCCCATATTGCAGCCGCCGTGGAGGCGATGCTGCGCGCCGCGCCCGTTCGGCACGCCGTGCTCTGGGGCTTGTGCGACGGGGCCTCGGCCAGCCTGCTGTACATGCAGGCAACGCAGGATCCGAGCGTGACCGGCCTGGCCCTGCTCAATCCCTGGGTGCGGTCCGAAGCCGGCCTGGCACGTGCGCGGGTCAAGCACTACTACCGCCAGCGCATCCTGGAGCCAGACTTCTGGCGCAAGCTGGCAAGCGGCGGCGTAGGCTTGACGGCGCTGCGTAGCGCATGGAACAACCTGCGCGCTATGCGGCATGCAGTAGCGCCTTCACTCTCATTTCAAGAGCGCATGGCGCATGCCTGGCAAGCGTTCGAGGGCAAAATCCTTCTCATACTGAGCGAGCGCGACCTGACGGCGCAGGAATTTGTCGAGTACACAGCCACGCAATCGGCCTGGAGCCATGTCCTGCAGCGCCCTGGCGTGAGCAGGCACGACATCGCCGGCGCCGACCACACTTTCTCGCAACCGGCCTGGCAATTGCAAGTGGAAGACCTGACGCTGGCGTGGCTCGGCGCCATGGCATAG
- a CDS encoding hydrolase 2, exosortase A system-associated — protein MSPRARAALPQAFFLTTDTGQRFCLFHPPQGATPLGRVLYLHPFAEELNSTRRVVAGQARALAQAGYGVLQIDLLGCGDSAGDFADATWAAWLHDAQQAHRWLDDHASGPLWLWGMRSGALLAAQLAALLQAPGTAPTHLLLWQPVASGQQMLQQFLRLRAASQWLGAGSTGEPPPSQTLAQGLAIAIAGYTLSPRLAQGLAEAHMPDPGSLQPGRLVWLETSAAQTPSLSPAAGKQLSAWHAAGWQVQAQAVESPPFWQTVGTDEAPALVQATLAALTHPPQA, from the coding sequence ATGAGCCCCCGCGCGCGCGCCGCCCTGCCGCAGGCCTTCTTCCTTACGACCGACACCGGTCAGCGCTTCTGCCTTTTCCACCCCCCGCAAGGCGCCACGCCGCTGGGGCGCGTGCTCTACCTGCACCCCTTCGCCGAAGAGCTCAACAGCACCCGCCGCGTGGTGGCCGGGCAGGCACGCGCACTCGCGCAGGCCGGCTATGGCGTGCTGCAGATCGACCTGCTGGGCTGCGGCGACAGCGCCGGCGACTTCGCCGACGCCACCTGGGCCGCCTGGCTGCACGACGCGCAGCAGGCCCATCGCTGGCTGGACGACCACGCCAGCGGCCCCCTGTGGCTCTGGGGCATGCGCTCTGGCGCCTTGCTTGCGGCGCAGCTGGCCGCCCTCTTGCAGGCACCAGGGACTGCGCCCACCCACCTGCTGCTTTGGCAGCCCGTGGCCAGCGGCCAGCAAATGCTGCAGCAGTTCCTGCGCCTGCGCGCCGCCAGCCAGTGGCTGGGCGCCGGCAGCACGGGTGAGCCGCCCCCCTCACAGACGCTAGCACAAGGGCTGGCCATCGCCATTGCCGGCTACACATTGAGCCCCCGACTGGCCCAAGGGCTGGCCGAGGCGCACATGCCCGACCCCGGTTCGCTGCAGCCGGGGCGGCTGGTGTGGCTGGAAACATCAGCCGCGCAAACACCCTCGCTCAGCCCCGCCGCCGGCAAACAACTCTCGGCCTGGCATGCCGCGGGCTGGCAGGTACAGGCACAAGCCGTGGAAAGCCCGCCCTTCTGGCAAACCGTGGGCACCGACGAAGCCCCCGCCCTGGTCCAGGCCACCCTGGCCGCCCTCACCCACCCGCCCCAGGCATGA
- a CDS encoding acyl carrier protein, with translation MNLTEQVLHVLDNALSLQGRATAFDRDTPLLGSLPELDSMAVLAVITGLENHFAITFSDDELHGAVFATVGSLCDLVEQSLARQAS, from the coding sequence ATGAACCTGACCGAACAAGTCCTGCACGTGCTCGACAACGCCCTCAGCCTGCAAGGCCGCGCCACAGCCTTCGATCGCGACACCCCGCTGCTCGGGTCCCTCCCCGAGCTCGACTCCATGGCCGTGCTGGCCGTCATCACCGGGCTGGAGAACCATTTCGCCATCACCTTCAGCGACGATGAACTCCATGGCGCAGTCTTCGCCACCGTGGGCAGCCTGTGCGACCTGGTGGAGCAGTCATTGGCCCGACAAGCCTCATGA
- a CDS encoding acyl-CoA ligase (AMP-forming), exosortase A system-associated, with translation MRRMPQESDFQRGIPPVLLHELPARAAACWPDRTALTVDGAHLSYAGLQSQIECCAAGLLALGLERGARVAVYLEKRVEAVVASFAAPAAGGVLVPVNPLLKAGQVAHILQDAEAQVLVTSAARLALLAPALADCPGLRHVVLCDEGAPGASAPLAGGIALHGWPEVLAGRPAGLPQALDMDVAVIFYTSGSTGRPKGVVLSHRNLVSGAVSVASYLHNHADDTLLAVLPLSFDAGFSQLTTAFLVGARVVLLNYLLPRDVLQAMVRERVTGLTAVPPLYMQLAAQDWPAAAAQHLRYFANTGGHMPRATLQRLRSLAPTAAPYLMYGLTEAFRSTYLPPEEVDRRPDSIGRAIPNAQVCVLRDDGTECAVDEPGELVHRGALVALGYWRRPEETALRFRPWPPALLAAGGGWAAPELAVYSGDTVRRDADGFLYFVGRRDEMIKTSGYRVSPTEVEEVLYASGLVAEALVYARPDDALGSVICAALLASPRASGHAGDDNAALMAHCSKHLPAFMLPKMLQWVEQPLPRSPNGKLDRQRWMLEHGSI, from the coding sequence ATGCGCCGCATGCCCCAAGAGTCGGACTTCCAAAGGGGAATTCCCCCTGTTCTGTTACACGAGCTGCCAGCCCGGGCCGCCGCCTGCTGGCCCGATCGCACGGCGCTGACGGTCGATGGGGCGCACCTGTCCTATGCCGGCCTGCAGTCGCAGATCGAATGCTGCGCCGCAGGCCTTTTGGCCTTGGGGCTGGAACGGGGCGCGCGCGTCGCGGTGTACCTGGAAAAGCGCGTGGAAGCCGTGGTGGCCAGCTTTGCCGCACCGGCTGCGGGCGGGGTGCTGGTGCCGGTGAATCCGCTGCTCAAGGCCGGGCAGGTGGCGCACATCCTGCAGGACGCCGAGGCGCAGGTGCTGGTGACATCTGCGGCGCGGCTGGCCCTCCTGGCGCCGGCGCTGGCCGATTGCCCCGGGCTGCGGCACGTGGTGCTGTGCGATGAGGGGGCGCCGGGTGCGTCTGCCCCCCTGGCGGGCGGCATCGCCCTGCATGGCTGGCCCGAGGTGCTGGCCGGCCGGCCGGCCGGCTTGCCCCAGGCGCTGGACATGGACGTGGCGGTGATCTTCTACACGTCCGGCAGCACGGGCCGGCCGAAAGGCGTGGTGTTGTCGCACCGCAACCTGGTGAGCGGGGCCGTCAGCGTGGCGAGCTACCTGCACAACCATGCCGACGATACCCTGCTGGCCGTGCTGCCGCTGTCGTTCGACGCCGGGTTCAGCCAACTCACCACGGCATTTCTGGTGGGCGCGCGCGTGGTGCTGCTCAACTACCTGTTGCCGCGGGACGTGCTCCAGGCCATGGTGCGCGAACGGGTGACGGGCCTGACGGCCGTGCCGCCGCTGTACATGCAGCTGGCCGCGCAGGACTGGCCAGCCGCGGCGGCGCAGCATTTGCGCTACTTTGCCAATACCGGCGGGCACATGCCGCGGGCCACGCTGCAGCGCCTGCGCAGCCTGGCGCCGACGGCGGCGCCCTACCTGATGTATGGATTGACCGAGGCCTTCCGCTCCACCTACCTGCCGCCCGAGGAAGTGGACCGCCGGCCGGACTCGATCGGGCGGGCGATACCGAATGCCCAGGTATGCGTGCTGCGGGACGATGGCACGGAGTGCGCGGTCGACGAGCCCGGCGAGCTGGTGCACCGCGGCGCCCTGGTGGCCCTGGGCTACTGGCGCAGGCCCGAAGAGACGGCACTCCGCTTCAGGCCCTGGCCGCCCGCCTTGCTGGCTGCCGGGGGCGGCTGGGCCGCGCCGGAGCTGGCCGTGTATTCGGGCGATACCGTGCGCCGCGACGCGGATGGGTTCCTGTACTTCGTGGGCCGGCGCGACGAAATGATCAAGACGTCGGGCTACCGTGTCAGCCCGACCGAAGTGGAAGAGGTGCTGTATGCCAGCGGCCTGGTGGCCGAGGCGCTGGTGTATGCAAGGCCCGACGACGCCCTGGGCAGCGTGATCTGCGCGGCCCTGCTGGCTTCGCCGAGGGCCAGCGGCCATGCGGGCGATGACAACGCGGCCCTCATGGCCCACTGCAGCAAGCACCTACCGGCCTTCATGCTGCCCAAGATGCTGCAATGGGTGGAGCAGCCGCTTCCGCGCAGTCCCAACGGCAAGCTCGACCGTCAACGCTGGATGCTGGAGCATGGATCAATTTGA